The genomic window gcatatgaggtaagtaatgtgactctttttctagatttattagtAAATTATATAGTATTTACATTATTAAATTTTGGATCGTATTGTTTATGATTTGCAAATATAAAGCATGATATTTATTGGTTAAATCTATTATAGATACTATTGATGCATTATCAAAAGCATTGATTGTGATCAATTGACTTTGATTTTGGATGGTTTTATGTATTTGTTCGAATGAAATACGAAATTAAATTTATCGAAAAGAAAGATTTAAATCGAAATAGATTTTGAGCCTGACTATGTATTGAAACTctgccaatagagattatatgttGGCATATCGATACCCTATCAGTGGAGGTTATATGCTGGTTCATCGATCCCCTATCAGTAGGGATATATATACTGGTATATTGACATCATGTTAGTAAGGATTATGTACTGATATATCGACACCTTATCAATAGGACTTATGCGTTGGTTCATTGATATCTTGTCAGTGAAAGTTATGCACTAGTTCATCGATATCTTGCTAGTGAAGGTTATATAGTGATATATCGATAttctgccagtgggggttatatATTGATACCATGATTAGTTCATGGCTATCGAGGTGAATTGGATATTTTTGAAAGAAATCGATTTATAAATTTGaaaatgaattttgaaaagattgaatttgaatgaTCTTACTTTGATTAGTGTTGTATGTCTAAATTGATGCACCTTGCATgtttatttttagtatattattattactaaATTTATCTGATCAAAAAGTATATTGCTTACtaagctgtctagctcattactctatgtttcactttttttacaGATTTAGAGAACTAGTTTGACTTTGAGATTCAGTATAGAAAAGTAAATTAGAAGAAGACTTTGATATTTTGTTTTAGATTACGATTTATTGAGATTTGATGCAAgttcatgaaattttattttgtaagatatttgattttattatttgaaacaaagttgaatataaattattttaaattttatttcattgttGTTTTataatatcgtgatgagatgtcttaTATACTTGTGGAaagaatttttcatatatatgcagtggttgccatgacccctaGCTCGTGATTTTGGGTTGGGGGCGTGACATGAATAGTGACAAGGAATTTATAGAACTTGCCCTTTGGCAGGACTTGGCCTTGGAGAAGAATCAACTGGTAGTAGGAGTAAGCTAATCTAAACAAGTTAGATTATGTTGCTGTGTGGGTTTATGCTTATATTCTTGCTTGGTTTAACTTATTTGCATATTTAAGTTATATATGTGTCTTTGTTGGTTTATGCTTAACACTTGTATCCAGGCAAGCTCTTCAATTACATAAAGGTGATCCCACACCAGTAATCCTTGAGATTATTGGTGCAGTGGAAGGAGGTCAAGGAGAATGTGTGAGAAGCTCTGGCAATTCTAGGGACTATGGGAGGTGGGAGAAGCTCCGGTGATTCTAGAAAGAGAAACTTGCACATCTCCTTCCATTGCCCACACCAACAACCAAACccattctttccttcctttttaaACCTCACTTTACCCAAACAGTATCATAGGAAAAAAAACTCATACTCGTCGGAACCTTAAGACCTCTCCAAGGTCTCTTGTCAAAGATCAACCTTTCACTGTAGATGTTCTAAACAGTGGCCACGACCTTTCTCGACGAGGCTCCATTGCCACTGGGGCAGATATCATTCCATTGGGATGGAGGCTTAACTCACAGATCTCTCCCCACCTGGGACAACGACCACCTCTGGCAGCGAGACGTCAATCGTCCACTGCTATGGGGCTTTTGGGCCCACCATCTCGACCAACTCCTCTATATGCCTATCATGTCATGGATCATGTATCAATGATTGAGCACCTGTCTTCTACTTTGTACCTAGAACTTGGGTTGCCATATCTCTCACTTGATTTTCCCACTTCCTCGAGCTCAGAGTCGCCGTCTGTATCACCATCCGGCCGTCTACCTCTCACTTCTCAGATGTCAAATATACTCCATGAGGATCGAATAAAACGACCAGCTCTTTTCGAGGGAAAACATATCTTCACGAGGTCAAGATGGCAATGGTGCCGTCAACCGCAAGCATCCGTCATGCCGTCGCAAAGGACCTTAGCAACGGTGCCAAAGGCTACAATCCCCACTCGCTCAATAATAGCAACTTACCCAATCCCATCTCTTCTATCCCGATCCATCTAGAAAACTCGAAATATAAATCATACGCTGAAGCAGTGCAACTTGGTTCACATCACTGTAAATCAATCCTGCTGTCGCCTCAGAAAGCCAAGCACCGATAGCTAAACACTCCTTGCCACCCTATGCTGTCCCCCAAGGGAAGGTGTTTTCAATCTAGTGATAAAGACCACCCAAGAGAGCATTGCCGCAACTCTATAAAATACTTTGCATGTATGAATGACCAATGACCTCAAGGAAACCAATGACCAACCCAAATATACCCCATCACACTTCATCTAGTTCCAGCTATGTGGCATGCAAAGCTTTCGTTTTTGTCACTCCACAAATGGAGGATACAAAATTATATTTAGAACAAGCAGCTTATGTTGAAGTTTACAAAAGGCAGGTTAAGAAAGATGATATTCAGAATGCTTTGATTCATAAAGCAAACACTGTTGGAGTTTGGACAGCAAAGAAATTAGTTGAATAAAACACTTTCTTTGTTGCATGTCTATCATCTGCTAATGACAGGAGGTCGAATCATTCAAGGGAGCACTCCCACAACAACTCAAACTTACGGTCGGTGCAAGTATAATTAATCTCCTTGCATTTGTTTTCAGATGAGAAGGAAGAAATTCAGATTTGATTTTGTGACTCTACATCTATCTTATCAGCCTGTGCTGATTTTTAGATGCTGGAACTTGGCAAAGTTGGGCATGGTTGTTTCGTTAGAAATAATTTTGAATCGGTTGGAAGAAGTTGAGGTCTGAAATTGAAATGGGGATGAATGATTCTAATTCCAACCATATGGTTGGAAGGAGTCCCACTCCATTTTTTATTTCGGGATAGAATGGGAATGATCTAgtctatctaaaactcaatctttattttttcttaaaaatttaaatttttatttcaattttaatttcaatcataaattaaatattttgaaagatttgattatactaattttaatctattttgattctgattccCGTTCCGATTTCGATTTTGACCGTAAACCAAACATCCTTTTCGTAGTTATTACAAATACCCTCGTAGGTTTTTGTTTAAGTTTTGGAGAGATTTGATATCAGGGAACACGTTGATTTCGGCATATGCATGGTACGGTCTGAGTGGGGAGGCCTTGGAAAATTTTCTATTGGATGCAGCCGGAGAGTGTGCCTCCAGACATGGTCCCCCGGAATTTAGTTATTTTCAGTTTTCTACTGAATGGACAGGTCAGTGAGGCCAAATATACGTTCTCACAGTTGCAATTCAATGGGACGCATCCCAACCTAATTACATTGACTACGTTAGTTCTTGGGCTAGGTAACAATGCATATGGTTATGAAGCAATTAAACTATATGAGCAAATGCAAGCAATGGGCCTCAGTCCTCGTCCTATGAGTGCTGCAGGAGCTATTGTGACTATACTGCAGCAGACTGTACTCCATGTTCGTGCTGTACCTTTCATTTCGTTACTATCAGAAAAATATTAATAGGCTGCATTACGGCGTCTCTAAGAAAAATACGGAtatatgaaatagaaaaataaaaatatatatacatatatatgataattttttttaaaaaaaaataatttcgacTTCAAATCAAATCCTATGCGGATCTGCACTGAAATTGTTCGAATCAAGATGGATTTACATAAGGACTTGATTTGATCCGAATAATtcattgaatataatttttgaccATATGACCTGATTCAATATTTATTGgattggatttagatctcattaagacaaaatcaaaaaattgaatTGAATCAAAATTACTTATAATTTGTTCCGACTCATTTACActcccctctcttttcttctctttctctctctatatatatatatatataaggatctgatttgatccaaataattcatcgaatataatttttgatCATGTAACCTGATTCAACATTTATTgggttagatttagatctcattaaggtaaaatcaaaaaattggatTGAATCAAAATTACTTATAATTTGTTCCGAGTCATTTacactcccctctctctctctctctctctctctctctctatatatatatatatatatatatatatatatatatatatatatgttgagtATCTAAGCGGCGCCTTAAAATCAATCTCATAGGAGATTGAAATTTCAAAGTAGGATAGATTACGAGTCAAATAAGTAAGACTGGATCAGGATAACGTGGATTGCAACGTGTCAAAGGTTCGAATATCAGCTCACGTTGATCGGTCTCGTGTCAGACCTGAGCCAACCTGGACTTGGCCACCTATGAACGTACGACCCAAACCAAGCCGCGTGCACCGTGGCTCCATAGCCCAAGCCTTCGCGGTGAAGCAGCAGCGACAGCACCAATCACGGGATAGATTTGAGGTCGGAGATCCAGCGAGCCACCGAACTAGTCTTCGTTACCGTGCGCCGCGAGCGTTGCCAGGACGAGAAGAAAAATCCCAATTGGGCGCCGACAAACGACGAGGGGAATTCTTCTTCCAACGGCGAGAAGAAGACGAGAAAGCGGGCGAGGAAGAAACCAAGCGAGCAAGCAAGCGAGGCATCTCTTCTTCCCCGACTCCTGCCTTCCTTCTCTCTTCTCCCCCAATCCACCCCTCCGTTCTTCTCTAGGATTTCTCCGCCCCCGAATTAAATCCCTCTCCGATCCATGCCTTCGGACGTTTCCCTCCgcttcctcctcctccgccgccgaTGAGGCCACAGCCGTCGTCGTTCCCCGCCGTTCTTCTCTTCTTCCTGGTCCTCGCTGGGTCCCTCTTCGCTGGCGTCCTCCCACCGCTGGTATCCCTTCCGGCGGCGGATGGCGATGGCTTGGGGGCTTCTTCTTTTCCGCCTcccctcctttctcttcctcccggcgATTCTGGCATCCAAGCTCCGGTGATCCCGGAATTGGAGCGAGAGGTGCAAGAGCTGGATGGTTCTGTGGAGCTGAAGTCACCTTATTCTGGCACAAGAGCTGGGTCCAGAACTCTATTACGTTCTGATGCCGGGTGAGTTCCCAATCTTCCATTTTTGAGGTGAAACTTAACTAATTCGTGCCCAGGTTCTGGCTTTTGGGttgttttctttgtgtttgctttAAAGGATGCACCTTTCGTCCTTTAGTTCTCTAATTTGTACTGAATTATTGCGGTATTTCATGCTATACGAGCATTTTGGACTTTTGATTTGTTTGTGGTGCTGCATTTGATGCATTATCGAACTACTTATCGTGAGCAGCGCAAGGCTGCATGCGTGCAAGTGGGATAGTCAGCTTGGAGTCTCTTGATTTTTATATGCTTAGTTACATAGACACCATAAAGTCAACTCTGTCTTCTCAGTACCTTAGGATATTGTCAGTGGTTTTACCTTTTATGAGTCCATGGTTAACTAGCAATTTCCTGTGATGCACCATGAGATTTCGGGGTCTCAACGAACAGATGTAGCGGATGACTAATAGTGAGGTGATCTAGTTTTCCCTTAGTTTGAGAGGAGATGGATGGGACATCAAGCGAActattatcttttctacttccCAAACAGTAACCACCAGAACTTATTCAAGCTGTATCTAAAGGCATCTAACAGCTCTTTAGACCTTTTTGAAGTAAAACCAGCGGATAGACTTCTTCTAGCTACCAAATTTGTCTCACTTGGCAATAAACATATCGGCTTGCATTGTTTGCCTACATAAAGGTATGTAGAACAAATGAAAAACAAAATGAGTGGGGTGTTTCTACTTATGCATAACTAAGGCGTTTGAACAATTTAGCtatcatttatttataatatataaataatgacTAGTAAGAGATTTTTCTTTTGTGATGTACCAATAATGAATGGTAGGAGATTTTTCTTTTCAATAAAATCTTGTATTCTCAAGAATATCATATCTAGAATTTATTAGTAAGTGGATTTGGACAAATTTCACTTATAAATTTTTCTATGACATGTAAAGTTTTACTTTTAtccattgaaagaaaaatagCTCTTTGTAGCCCATGCAGAGTTTTCCTAATATTCcagatttatttttcttaatgctTGAATTCAGATACTAATTATGATTAAAATATGCATACAAAAATTAGAATCCATTATGGGGTTAGTGGATCATCTGTCACACAACTATGTCCTGAGTACACCCTTGTGGATGTGTTTAAATCATTTATGAAAAAAGAAAATCTGTTATGCCTGGGAATCCTGTTATCAATGTACATATACTTAATCTTGCTTCCAGCAAATGATGGGTCTTGGAATCCATCAAAGTATCCATGTAAATATGGTTGTTAAACAAGTTTGAATGATGTGGAAAAAGATGGCATCTCCAAAGCATATGTGTATTATGTATGTATTATTATCttaatatattatatgataaaaGTTTCAATTAAGAGTTGATTCATTATGTGATCCTCGCTTCATGCATTGGtttatcatatattatatgaTAAAAGTCAGTTCAGCAACTTTTCTGGAAATGTAAAACAACTTAAGATTACAGCCTAGCTGTGTTTTTTGAAACCTACTTGAGTTGTTCCCCATTTGCTATTCTGGTGATAAGACAGTCATCATATCATTTACATATGTTGGCCATCTTGCAGTTATACATTCTTTTTTTAAACTTATTCTATCCAAATAAAACTGGTACCATTTTACTGTACTTAGTTATTCTTGTTCAATACATTTGGAAGAATTTTTGCCAAACCTCTTTGAAACGAATAACTCAAAGGTACATGTAGAAGCTCGGACATACTCCAAACCTGTAATACATCCTCATCTTTGGCTAATGTTCTGTTTCCAATGAACTGTTAAGAGAGGGAGCTTCTCCAGTTtcattaacatgtattaactgcAGTATAATTTTTCATACATGTTGCCTAATATATATTGATACATGTACAGTCAGACTCCTTGAAAACACAGTGTGGTGTGTTTACAAAATAGTATATTTGCTTACATCTCTTGTCCTGATGATATGTTCTTCCGTTGGGTGGTGCACTTTGTATTTCCTCCCTTATTTGGCTATGCTTTTGTCTCCCTTATTTGCTATGCTTTCTTCTGGTGGCTATATAGTAATAACTCTTCTGAATAGATTTAGATTTGTATCATTGAGGAAATTGTTTACTGAGTGTGAACATTGGGCTGCCTATCATCCTTCAATTAACTTGATGTGCAATGTATGCATATTCACATATGTGTCAGCTATACACTGCGAATGCCAGTCATGAACCCAGATGAAAAGGGTAAAATGCTGATGCTAGTTTGACAGCCAGTTGTAAAATGCATGTTAAACTTTGAAATAAATCCCCCTTATATAAGAATAAACAGTGAATGAGGATTCACAAGGCCAACTGCAAATAATTAGCAAAAGGCTTGATGGTCATATTTAACTAGCATAAAATCCATGCAATACGCGGGACAcgtcttttatttaaaaaatataacatccttagaatattatttttatcaactacataatttttttaaaataattcatattttattaataaattttttattagttttattaatatatcattttatcAATACATTAATCTATTCTTAAACATTATTAatcttctaaaaatattatttttctaaaatatttttttattaaaatgctATTTTTATTATCAACATTATTAATATTATGCCATTAAGATTATAACAAAACCAACTATACAAATGCTTGGAGAGTTGCAAGATCCTAAATTGAAATGCTCTTCTTTTTTCTACTgcactaaaaaaatatctttcagaAACTCTTTCGTGTGTGAGTACTTAGTCGTTGACATGGTGTAGGAAGgctttgccaacaccatctcttttatttagaaaatatagcttctctaaaatatttttactaaTTACATAGTTATTtaagaaataatatatatttcattaatatataaaaatatttattttattaataattattttaattagaaAGTTTGAGTAGAAGTCTCCATCTCGGAAGTTCCACCTCTCTTCCCTTTTTGATTACCTAGGCTTTTGATGATCTTTCAATGATATTAGCACCATTATTTGTTTACCTTCCACCAAATATTAATGGAATTGATAATCACTGCTTTAAAAGACTTTAATACATGGTGGATGGAGATTTACACATGGCGGACGGAGGCTCTGCATTGGCAATGCCTCCGTTTTAATATAtcttatctatatctatatctatatatatatatatatatatatatatatatatatatatatatatatatatatatagatattatatatatatagatataagaTATAAGATGTATGTATATGCTTGGCTTGCTATGCTGGTTTCCAGAACGTAAACTGCAGATATTGCATTGAATAAATTAAGTTCCATATCTTGAAATTACTTGCTGAGTACAAAAGTCATACCAAAGTCATTTTTTCATATCATTGTTCATTTGTTAAAATTTATTCTCctgtggatcctgtcattttgatGTTTGTTCCTACAATGTTCTTGAATAATATGATAGACTTCTGTTGCATTCGATCATTCTTTTTCCTGACATAAAATTTACAGCTTTTACGACACGTAATGAATCATGTTGCTATTTGATGGACCTTGAATCACATTGTGATTTCTACTGGTTGTACATTTTAGGGCCGCACTTGTGATTAGCGATATCAAGATAGGACCTACTAAGTGAGCATAATTTGTTAGAGTACAAATGTGTCTGTGTATGCAGGCCTCTATATGCTTATTAGGTAAACCTCTTACATCAGTTCTGTTTTGGACCAGTGGGCATAACAGAGCCCTTCTTGTACATGTCGATGGCACCATCTATTTGATGGACACTAAATCAAGGACAATGCAGTGGAAACTTTCTACAGGTTCCCCAATTCTATACTCAGAGCAAGCTCTTTCAAGtagtggtctttcagaatatttTATGGATTTTGATGAAGACTGGAACTTCTATGAATATAGCAAGCACACTGGTAAAAGGGTATGCCTAATGTATCATCAGAAGCACTTTTCTCTATATTGACTTATTTCGACTCGTTTCTTACTTTTTTCCCCTCTTGTGACCCAGAAATTTGACTTGACGTTTGAAGACTATGTCACCAAAATGGCCAGAAAACCAAAAGTAAATAAGTCTGTGGTTACTGTTGGGGCAATAACGACAAATATGTATATTCTTGAAGCTGATAGTGGGATGGTTGTTTATACAGATCAGGTGTCAGGTAGTAAGACCACAGCTGAGATGCCTTGGGTTGAAGGGAAGTCTGTTTCATACCAAGGTGCTAAAACTTCTGACTATATAATCGTGATGAGGACAAATTACTTTCTGAACTCTTCAGTTCTTGGTACACCTTTGTGGAGTTTGAAGAAATCTGATATCACCGCTTACATGACATTTGGAAGCGCACGGGAGCATGAGCTACCTTCTAATATGGATAATAAGTTAGAGTTGCCACCCATGGACCGAAAAGATGTTCCTGTCATCTTGCTTAGCAGTGATGGCAAACTAAAAGGGGCAAGTCATGATAATTATATGCTCCCCTTAGCAGCTCATTTGAAAAGTGCTATCACTTTGTATGAAGAACATGGAAAGAAACCATCTGGTAGTCTGCCACTGAGTGTGTGCAGTACTGCTGATAGTTGCTCACAGGCGCTTGTTGCTGCTCCTGAACAGATTTCTGTGGAGTCTTGTCCCAATTTAGAATGCCATTTAGAAACTGAACGGTTACTAAAATCACCAGATAACAAGCTTGTACCTGTTAGTAGTTTAAAAGACTCACCTGAAACTGCAAATGGATCTCTAGGAAACAAGGATATTGCTGAACCGAATACCAACAAAATGTTTTTGTGGAGATCTCAATTCCAAAACCCTGTACCAATGCCATATGACAATACAAATAATTTGAAAACTTTAGAAAAATCATGTGAAGGGCTGAATAATGGTTCAGAGGTAAAATATTATGCCGATGAACGGACTTTCTCCATTATATTTTCTAAGGTTAGTTTTGGAGTTATGGCATTGTTATTGATCCTATTAGTGTCTACCTTTACTGTGCTGTGTTATTTAAAACTGAGAGTCTCAGTCAAATATGATAAAAATGTGACTGATTTGAGGGGGCGACAGTCCGCAGttccaaagaaaagaaaagctcgAAAGGCTGGAAATGTTAAAAATGGTGTTATCAGTAACAATGACAGGGAACCTTCATCTGAAAGTGACAACTATGAAACTGACAGTTTCATACACATCCAAAACAATGAGAGACACTCATTTGTAAATCTCAGAGCTGATGATGTTGTTAATGGTCGTTGGGTTGGCAGACTTTTTGTTTCAAATTCTGAAATTGGCAGGGGGAGCAATGGAACTGTTGTTTTTGAAGGGGTTTATGATGGT from Elaeis guineensis isolate ETL-2024a chromosome 4, EG11, whole genome shotgun sequence includes these protein-coding regions:
- the LOC105042748 gene encoding serine/threonine-protein kinase/endoribonuclease IRE1 isoform X1 codes for the protein MRPQPSSFPAVLLFFLVLAGSLFAGVLPPLVSLPAADGDGLGASSFPPPLLSLPPGDSGIQAPVIPELEREVQELDGSVELKSPYSGTRAGSRTLLRSDAGGHNRALLVHVDGTIYLMDTKSRTMQWKLSTGSPILYSEQALSSSGLSEYFMDFDEDWNFYEYSKHTGKRKFDLTFEDYVTKMARKPKVNKSVVTVGAITTNMYILEADSGMVVYTDQVSGSKTTAEMPWVEGKSVSYQGAKTSDYIIVMRTNYFLNSSVLGTPLWSLKKSDITAYMTFGSAREHELPSNMDNKLELPPMDRKDVPVILLSSDGKLKGASHDNYMLPLAAHLKSAITLYEEHGKKPSGSLPLSVCSTADSCSQALVAAPEQISVESCPNLECHLETERLLKSPDNKLVPVSSLKDSPETANGSLGNKDIAEPNTNKMFLWRSQFQNPVPMPYDNTNNLKTLEKSCEGLNNGSEVKYYADERTFSIIFSKVSFGVMALLLILLVSTFTVLCYLKLRVSVKYDKNVTDLRGRQSAVPKKRKARKAGNVKNGVISNNDREPSSESDNYETDSFIHIQNNERHSFVNLRADDVVNGRWVGRLFVSNSEIGRGSNGTVVFEGVYDGRPVAVKRLLLAHHDVAFKEIQNLIASDRHPNIVRWYGVEQDLDFVYISLERCACSLSDLIQAYSDSSPTLSESQTSNSVTEHKVQLNYWKSSEKDVELWKENGLPSSQLLKLMRDVVSGLAHLHELGIIHRDLKPQNVLISTDRSLNAKLSDMGISKRLLEDMSSLSRHATGVVGYGSSGWQAPEQLLHGRQTRAVDLFSLGCILFYCITKGKHPFGNYFERDSNIINNRVDLFLVDHIPEVVHLLSHLLDPDPKMRPNAIEVLHHPFFWSSEMRLSFLRDTSDRIELEDRENKSELMEAIENATSAAFGGKWNEKLDAAFITDMGRYRKYKFDCMRDLLRVIRNKFNHYRELPKELQEILGPVPEGFDRYFSSRFPNLLIEVYKVVCTYCREEDSFSKYFKRSLI
- the LOC105042748 gene encoding serine/threonine-protein kinase/endoribonuclease IRE1 isoform X3, which gives rise to MDTKSRTMQWKLSTGSPILYSEQALSSSGLSEYFMDFDEDWNFYEYSKHTGKRKFDLTFEDYVTKMARKPKVNKSVVTVGAITTNMYILEADSGMVVYTDQVSGSKTTAEMPWVEGKSVSYQGAKTSDYIIVMRTNYFLNSSVLGTPLWSLKKSDITAYMTFGSAREHELPSNMDNKLELPPMDRKDVPVILLSSDGKLKGASHDNYMLPLAAHLKSAITLYEEHGKKPSGSLPLSVCSTADSCSQALVAAPEQISVESCPNLECHLETERLLKSPDNKLVPVSSLKDSPETANGSLGNKDIAEPNTNKMFLWRSQFQNPVPMPYDNTNNLKTLEKSCEGLNNGSEVKYYADERTFSIIFSKVSFGVMALLLILLVSTFTVLCYLKLRVSVKYDKNVTDLRGRQSAVPKKRKARKAGNVKNGVISNNDREPSSESDNYETDSFIHIQNNERHSFVNLRADDVVNGRWVGRLFVSNSEIGRGSNGTVVFEGVYDGRPVAVKRLLLAHHDVAFKEIQNLIASDRHPNIVRWYGVEQDLDFVYISLERCACSLSDLIQAYSDSSPTLSESQTSNSVTEHKVQLNYWKSSEKDVELWKENGLPSSQLLKLMRDVVSGLAHLHELGIIHRDLKPQNVLISTDRSLNAKLSDMGISKRLLEDMSSLSRHATGYGSSGWQAPEQLLHGRQTRAVDLFSLGCILFYCITKGKHPFGNYFERDSNIINNRVDLFLVDHIPEVVHLLSHLLDPDPKMRPNAIEVLHHPFFWSSEMRLSFLRDTSDRIELEDRENKSELMEAIENATSAAFGGKWNEKLDAAFITDMGRYRKYKFDCMRDLLRVIRNKFNHYRELPKELQEILGPVPEGFDRYFSSRFPNLLIEVYKVVCTYCREEDSFSKYFKRSLI
- the LOC105042748 gene encoding serine/threonine-protein kinase/endoribonuclease IRE1 isoform X2, with amino-acid sequence MRPQPSSFPAVLLFFLVLAGSLFAGVLPPLVSLPAADGDGLGASSFPPPLLSLPPGDSGIQAPVIPELEREVQELDGSVELKSPYSGTRAGSRTLLRSDAGGHNRALLVHVDGTIYLMDTKSRTMQWKLSTGSPILYSEQALSSSGLSEYFMDFDEDWNFYEYSKHTGKRKFDLTFEDYVTKMARKPKVNKSVVTVGAITTNMYILEADSGMVVYTDQVSGSKTTAEMPWVEGKSVSYQGAKTSDYIIVMRTNYFLNSSVLGTPLWSLKKSDITAYMTFGSAREHELPSNMDNKLELPPMDRKDVPVILLSSDGKLKGASHDNYMLPLAAHLKSAITLYEEHGKKPSGSLPLSVCSTADSCSQALVAAPEQISVESCPNLECHLETERLLKSPDNKLVPVSSLKDSPETANGSLGNKDIAEPNTNKMFLWRSQFQNPVPMPYDNTNNLKTLEKSCEGLNNGSEVKYYADERTFSIIFSKVSFGVMALLLILLVSTFTVLCYLKLRVSVKYDKNVTDLRGRQSAVPKKRKARKAGNVKNGVISNNDREPSSESDNYETDSFIHIQNNERHSFVNLRADDVVNGRWVGRLFVSNSEIGRGSNGTVVFEGVYDGRPVAVKRLLLAHHDVAFKEIQNLIASDRHPNIVRWYGVEQDLDFVYISLERCACSLSDLIQAYSDSSPTLSESQTSNSVTEHKVQLNYWKSSEKDVELWKENGLPSSQLLKLMRDVVSGLAHLHELGIIHRDLKPQNVLISTDRSLNAKLSDMGISKRLLEDMSSLSRHATGYGSSGWQAPEQLLHGRQTRAVDLFSLGCILFYCITKGKHPFGNYFERDSNIINNRVDLFLVDHIPEVVHLLSHLLDPDPKMRPNAIEVLHHPFFWSSEMRLSFLRDTSDRIELEDRENKSELMEAIENATSAAFGGKWNEKLDAAFITDMGRYRKYKFDCMRDLLRVIRNKFNHYRELPKELQEILGPVPEGFDRYFSSRFPNLLIEVYKVVCTYCREEDSFSKYFKRSLI